From a single Anaerolineaceae bacterium oral taxon 439 genomic region:
- a CDS encoding cobalamin biosynthesis protein CobD, with translation MIAGTAMLLAFALDWFLGDPPTALHPVRAMGSWIGFFSNRALRIAPEKKLGRFLAGTAAILSGAAFFAALLFFVERRTASFPDSAKILLYALLLKPMFTLRGLLRAGAEIRDALVKGDLIEARRLTGWHLVSRDTSRLSESEIASAVIESLAENLTDSFFAPLLFFAVGGLPAAWGYRFVNTADAMIGYRNEKWNWIGKTGARLDDLLNYLPARLCALALCAGAAACGADARNGWALLRSDHGKTESPNAGWTMAAAAGALGVRLTKPGCYVLNERGREPLQHDLQMTIQLVGTAATSLAFLLLSCVVILNLMF, from the coding sequence ATGATCGCTGGAACCGCCATGCTTCTCGCGTTCGCGCTGGATTGGTTCCTCGGCGATCCGCCAACCGCGCTGCACCCGGTCCGCGCGATGGGAAGCTGGATCGGCTTTTTTTCGAACCGAGCGCTCCGTATCGCGCCCGAAAAAAAGCTCGGGCGGTTTCTCGCGGGAACGGCGGCGATCCTTTCCGGCGCCGCCTTCTTCGCCGCGCTCCTGTTTTTCGTTGAGCGGCGGACTGCCTCGTTTCCTGATTCGGCGAAAATCCTCCTGTACGCGCTGCTGCTGAAGCCGATGTTCACGCTGCGCGGGCTTCTCCGCGCCGGGGCTGAAATCCGCGACGCGCTCGTAAAGGGCGACCTGATCGAGGCCCGCCGATTGACCGGATGGCACCTGGTCAGTCGGGATACGTCGCGGCTTTCAGAAAGCGAAATCGCGTCGGCCGTGATCGAATCGCTCGCTGAAAACCTGACCGACAGCTTTTTCGCCCCGCTCCTGTTTTTCGCCGTCGGAGGACTCCCCGCCGCCTGGGGCTATCGTTTCGTTAACACGGCCGACGCGATGATCGGGTACCGAAACGAAAAATGGAACTGGATCGGGAAGACAGGCGCACGGCTCGACGACCTGCTGAATTATCTTCCGGCGCGGCTCTGCGCATTGGCGCTCTGCGCCGGCGCGGCGGCCTGCGGAGCTGACGCAAGGAACGGATGGGCCCTGCTACGCTCCGACCATGGGAAAACCGAAAGTCCCAACGCAGGGTGGACGATGGCCGCGGCAGCTGGGGCCCTCGGCGTCCGGCTGACGAAACCGGGCTGTTATGTCCTAAACGAACGCGGAAGGGAGCCGCTGCAACATGATCTTCAGATGACGATCCAACTCGTGGGAACAGCCGCAACATCTTTAGCCTTTCTTTTGTTGTCCTGCGTAGTAATATTAAATTTAATGTTTTAA
- a CDS encoding cobyric acid synthase CobQ: MSAKTLMIAGTMSSVGKSLITAGLCRLFARNGVSVAPFKAQNMSNNAAVCADGGEIGRAQAIQAQAARILPTVDMNPILMKPEADYKSQIIVQGAPIGTFSGRDYYRMRESLWGNVTESLDRLREAHELVLIEGAGSIAELNLAGNDIVNLRVARYANAPVLLVGDIDRGGIFAQLLGSRSLLDPGDQARIRGFIVNKFRGDSALFADGVRILETRPHGAPVVGVVPWLKRHRIPDEDAAAFSDGVSPDPNAAKIAVVQLPHISNFDDFDPLKYEKFVDLRYAKKPADLTQSRAIILPGTKNTIGDLRWLRKSGLFDEIRKRYENGTPVVGICGGYQVMGTRINEGAESESGLSILPIETQFSETKTTCQVTRRVVADRGLFAALNGEIVSGYEIHHGRTASTAPLFSAVDDASETDGSLAPDGKSFGTYLHGLFFNDSFRRSWLKSLGIAPDPENDAAKISDAFNALADHLEKNLNISQLKRILNESEAG; encoded by the coding sequence ATGAGCGCGAAGACCCTGATGATTGCCGGAACGATGTCGTCCGTCGGAAAAAGCCTGATAACCGCCGGGCTTTGCAGACTGTTCGCGCGGAACGGCGTATCCGTCGCCCCGTTTAAGGCGCAAAACATGAGCAACAACGCGGCCGTCTGCGCCGATGGCGGCGAGATTGGCCGCGCTCAGGCGATTCAGGCTCAGGCCGCCAGAATCCTGCCGACGGTCGACATGAACCCGATCTTAATGAAGCCCGAGGCGGACTATAAAAGCCAGATCATCGTCCAGGGCGCGCCGATCGGAACGTTCAGCGGACGGGACTACTACCGCATGCGCGAAAGCTTATGGGGAAACGTTACCGAAAGCCTCGACCGTCTCCGCGAAGCGCATGAGCTGGTCCTGATCGAAGGGGCGGGCAGTATCGCCGAATTGAACCTGGCGGGAAACGATATCGTCAATCTTCGCGTTGCGCGCTATGCGAACGCGCCGGTCCTGCTTGTCGGGGATATCGATCGAGGCGGAATCTTCGCGCAGCTTCTCGGGAGCCGTTCGCTTCTCGATCCGGGCGATCAGGCACGGATCCGCGGCTTCATCGTTAATAAGTTCCGCGGCGACAGCGCGCTCTTCGCCGACGGCGTCCGGATCCTCGAAACGCGGCCGCATGGCGCTCCAGTCGTCGGTGTCGTCCCCTGGCTCAAGCGTCATCGGATCCCGGACGAAGACGCGGCCGCCTTCTCGGACGGCGTCTCTCCCGATCCGAACGCCGCGAAAATCGCCGTGGTCCAGCTCCCGCATATCAGCAATTTCGACGATTTCGACCCGCTGAAATATGAGAAGTTTGTCGATCTTCGCTACGCGAAAAAGCCCGCCGACCTGACGCAGTCGCGCGCGATTATTCTTCCCGGTACGAAAAACACGATCGGCGATCTGCGCTGGCTCCGAAAAAGCGGACTTTTCGATGAAATCCGAAAGCGCTATGAAAACGGGACGCCCGTCGTCGGAATCTGCGGCGGGTATCAGGTTATGGGGACCCGAATAAACGAAGGGGCCGAAAGCGAGAGTGGGTTAAGCATCCTTCCAATCGAAACCCAGTTCAGCGAGACAAAGACGACCTGCCAGGTCACGCGCCGCGTCGTCGCGGATCGCGGCCTTTTCGCAGCGCTGAACGGCGAAATCGTTTCCGGCTATGAAATTCATCATGGCCGAACCGCTTCAACCGCTCCGCTTTTTTCCGCGGTCGACGACGCCTCGGAAACGGATGGATCGCTCGCGCCCGACGGAAAAAGCTTCGGAACTTATCTTCACGGTCTTTTCTTCAACGATTCGTTTCGCCGAAGCTGGCTGAAGTCGCTCGGGATCGCGCCCGATCCCGAAAACGACGCGGCGAAAATCTCGGACGCGTTCAACGCGCTCGCGGATCATCTTGAAAAGAACCTGAATATCAGCCAGCTCAAGCGTATCCTGAACGAAAGCGAAGCGGGATGA